In Ignavibacteriales bacterium, the sequence GATCGGATGTTCCGGACGTACAATTTTGATCAGCGGATGTGAATATGATTTTGATTTCGTGACAACGGATGCACGTACAGTATCTTGCCGCGATCTGAATTTTGGAGCAATGCGCGGTTTCTTTGCTAGTGCAATTTTCACGGAATCAACCTTCAGTTTGGAAGTAGTATCTTGACTCATTGCACGATGCACCACACGATGTGTCGTATCGATAGGACCGAAAATCTGTACTGGGCTTTTCGCCCGGTGGCCTGCACCGGTTTCTTCAGACGGGACACAGCCAATGAGCGTCAGCGCTGCACCGACAAAAAATAATATGAACATGAGAAAACGTTGATTCACCACATGCTGCTTTCTATTAGGAGGATAGTGAGGTGACCTTCTCCCCGATGACAATCTTAACACTTGCACTCGCACCGATGCGATCAGCACCGCTTGCAATAAGCGCAAGTGCATCTTCCTGCGACCGCACTCCGCCGGACGCTTTGACTCCTAACTCCGGTCCAACAACTTTCCTCATCAATGCGATGTCGCCAGCAGTCGCCCCGCCTTTTACAAAACCTGTCGATGTCTTTACAAAGTCTGCTCCGGCATGTTTTGCCAGCATGCACGCTTTCACTTTTTCCTCGTCGGTCAACAGTCCGGTTTCAATAATCACTTTCGTAAGCACTCCAAAGCTATGCGCCGCACTGACGACTGAAAGAATATCCTCTTCTACATACCCATACTCGCCGGACTTCAGCATCCCGACATTGATCACCATATCCACTTCACGCGCGCCGTCTTTGATTGCGCGATCAGTCTCAAATGCTTTTGCTGCGCTCGATGTCGCTCCTAATGGAAAACCAATCACCGTGCATACTTTCACATCCGTATCGCGCAAAAGTCTTGCGCACAGTTTCACATGTGATGGATTAATGCACACGCTTGCAAATCCGTACTGTTTTGCCTCTGCGCAGAGTTTTTCAATTTCCTTTTGTGTCGCATCCGGTTTAAGCAGTGTATGATCAATCATCCGCGCAAGGCCGGGATCGAATGCATCCTGTTCCAATCCAACACCTGTAGAGATTCGATCTGCGCCGCTCTTGACGATATTCTTTACACCATCTTTATTATGGATGACGCAAAGATTGTCTGTACAAATGCCATCTTTCGTGCACGTGTAGGCATTGGTCTCGTTGAGAACTTGTTCGATGAGATGAAGAATCGTTTGCTTGTCCATTCTTTTTTCCGAGACAGTTTTCAATAACTGTCTGTGTCAATATACGAGAATTATTTTGAGTTACAAGAGATTCAGGCGAAAAGTCGATCACGTTCTTACTTTTAGAGAAATCTATTATGTATATGAACAAGTCTAACAAGAAACGCGTGTTCTTGTCCAAATCTCAAGAATAATTATATTTCAGCACCGTCAGCGGCAGGGAATAATTATTCGAACACTTCGCCCGCTTCAATCTTATAACCACGGAGAAATTCTTCGATGCCGAGACGGCGTTTCCCTTCTTGTTGAATTTCGAGAATAGAAACCGTTCCATTGCCGGTTCCTACAAGCAGTGTGTCATTCGTTCGCTGGAGAACAATTCCTGCTGCTTGAGATTGTGCTTCCGAAATCTTTGTAGAGTACAGTTTGAGAGTTTTATCGTTGTGCATTGTCCAGGAAGCTGGACTTGGTGAAAGTCCTCTGATAAAATTATGAACCTGCTGAGATGATTTCTTCCAATCAATGCGGCAGTCGTTTTTGAAGATCTTTGGTGCTGCACATGCAAGTGCATCATTCTGCAAACGCGGCTGTGCCTTACCAAGTTCGATCAACCGGACGGTTTGAAGGACTACTTCGGCACCAACTTCAGAAAGTGTGTCATGGAGTTCTCCGGCGGTCTCATCCTCGCCAATTTTTGCGCGGGCCTGGAGAAGAATAGAACCTGTATCCACTTTATCCTGGAGAAAAAATGTGCTCACTCCAGATTCCTTTTCGCCGTTCATAATCGCCCAGTTGATGGGCGCTGCACCGCGGTATTTCGGAAGGAGTGATGCATGAAGATTAAAAGTACCGAGTTTTGGAATTGTGTATACTTCTCGCGGCAAAATTCTAAACGCTACGACAACGACGAGGTCGGGTGCGAATTGCTGGATATCCGAAACGAATTCTAAATCTTTGAGATTTCCAGGCTGAAGTATTGTGAGATGATGCTGGAGTGCGAACTCTTTAATCGGCGTAGAAGACACGTGCTGACCGCGCCCTCGCGGCTTGTCGGGCGCGGTCACCACGCCAGCAACTTCATAGGAATGATCCAGAAGAATGCGAAGACTTGGGACAGCAAATTCCGGCGTGCCCATAAAAAGGATTCGCATACGGCTATTCCTCCTCTGCCGTCACCACCGGATAATCCACTTCGATTTCCCCTTTTCGAATCTTTCTCAACTTTGGCAGCAGCATACTTCGTTTTGTTTTACTGACACGATCGACGAACAGTACTCCATTCAGATGGTCCAGTTCATGAAGAAGGACGCGTGCCAGTAATCCATCGGCAAGAAGTTCTTGTTCTTTGAATTCTGCATCATGAAAACGAACATGTACTTTTTCTGCACGTTCTACTTCACCACGCAGATTCGGGAGACTCAGGCACCCTTCTTCCATCACCCACGTGCCATCTTCGCTCAGAATTTCCGGATTAATCAATGCGAGTGTTTTAGGAAGATCGGGCGACGTTGGATGCATCGTATCCTCCGTTTCACCCTCAGCATTTGGCTCGGTGACATCTGAAATATCGATAGTAATCACACGCCGAAGATCACCCACCTGCGTTGCGGCAAGACCGAGGCCGTTGGCCTCGTGCATCGTCTCAAACATATCGTAAATAAGTTTGACGGTTGAATCATCCAGTGAGTCTACACGGTTGGCTTTTTTCTTTAGAATTTCTGTTCCGAAAAGATAAATTGGAAGAATAGACATACACTTAAACCTTCGTTAATCCTGATCCATTTTAATAGATTTTAAATAACTCTACTTTTATATTTTCATTCTGTCGTCTGCATTCTGTATCCTACGGCCTCTAATCACTAACAATCCGCCGTGCTGTCTCGAACCGTTTGGCAAAGTATGAACTCTGCAGCGAAGAAATTGTTACTCCGAAGGAGACACTCGCATGCGCAAAGAGATCGTCCCCCAAATAAATACCAACGTGTGATGCGTTCTCCCCCGTGGTGTTGAAAAAGATCAAATCACCAAACTTCAAATCGCTCAATTCAACCGCCTTGCCGAGCTTCGATTGTTCCACGCTTGAGCGTGGAAGCTGTTTGCCGATGGCGTTCTTGTACACCGTCATCGTGTAGCCTGAACAATCCATGCCATCTGCTCCGGCGCCGCCATGCACGTACGGTACACCCATAAATTTTGAAATCTCCCGCATCATCTTGCTTTGATCGAGCGGTTTCAGTGCTTCGTTTTTTTCTTTCCGAAAATCACGTGTGCCGCTCGTCACGCGTTCTACTTCTTTTGCATTCGGCTTTTTATCATTCTCTTTGGTTTCCTCTTCCGCTTCCTTCGACGCGAAACGCGCACCATGAGTCGATCCTGTTTCCGTTCGCGTAGATTTTCTCTCTTTGCTGCCAAATCGCGGGGACGATGCGCCGCACCCTTCAAGCACGAAGACTGCGATGGCAGTTCCCATCAATAACAATATTGAATGTTTGCAGTCGATAGGGAAAATGCTTTCGTTACGACGAAGCCCCGTACAGATGGGGCTTGCTAAGAGTTTGAATCAAAATGTCGTTTGTGTTCCAATACGTTTTTTCGATTATCCAAGATATGCGCGTAATGCTTTGCTTCGCGACGCATGCCGCAAACGGCGAATTGCTTTTTCCTTAATCTGCCGAACCCGTTCGCGCGTGAGGTTAAATTTTTCCCCGATCTCTTCCAGTGTGAGCGAATGCTCAGAATCGAGGCCGAAATAAAGTTTGATCACTTGTGCTTCGCGTTCACTCAGCGTTGCCAGTGCACGCTTTACTTCATTCTTCAACGATTCTTCTAACAGACCGGAATCTGGAGTCGGCTGTCTATTATCCTGAATAACATCGAGCAAACGATTATCTTCACCTTGCGCAAACGGTGCATCCATCGATAAATGCCGGCCGGAAATTTTAAGCGTGTCGGAAACTTCAAAGAGCGACATATCTAATTCTTCCGCCAATTCACTCGCACTCGGTTCGCGCTCAAATTCCTGTTCCAGCGTACTGAACGCTTTACCAATTTTATTCAATGCGCCAACACGATTGAGCGGCAGGCGCACAATACGCGACTGTTCCGCGAGTGCTTGAAGTATGGATTGACGAATCCACCAAACGGCATACGAAATAAATTTGAATCCGCGTGTTTCATCAAAACGCTTTGCAGCTTTTATGAGACCAAGATTGCCTTCGTTGATCAAGTCGCCGAGTGACAAACCCTGGTTCTGGTATTGCTTTGCTACGCTGACCACGAAGCGAAGATTTGCCTTTGTCAATTTCTCCAGCGCCTTTTGATCGCCTTTTTTGATACGCCGGGCGAGATCAATTTCTTCCTGCGGCACTAATAATTCGACTTTGCCAATTTCCTGGAGATATTTATCTAACGATTGGCTTTCACGATTTGTATATTGTTTGCTTATTTTCACCATTGACTCTTTGCCTAAATGTAACTTTTGTTTCCCGTCCCGCACTGGGCGGGACTACGGGTGTTCCAGCGATAGTTCCTATATATAACACGTAAAAGTGGGTGGAAAGTTCACGATTGCTGAAGATCGATTCTATCCACAATCCCGACAATACTTGCATCCACCGGCGCCATTTCTACCGGCAATGGAATTACCGCTTCGCGCGATGTGATATAAAAAACTGTTTCGCCCTGTCCGGCACCAACAGTGTCTACTGCAACAATCGGCGAGCCGGCATGCTCACGCTTGGCATTCAACGGTTGAATGATCTGAAGTTTGAAGCTCTTCAAAGTCTCATCCTTTTGCGTTGCCCAAAGAGTTCCAATAACCTTTGCAAAAAACACAACCGCCTCGCATTATTCAGAAATATCTAACTTGTCAACCACCGCCACGATGACGGCGTCTACGGGCTTGTTTTTTGTCACTGCCGTTTGGCGTGCAGAACTCCCAGATGCCACCAGCACAATATCACCGACCCCCGCTTGCACTGTATCAACGGCAACAACAAATGAATCTTTGAGCTTATAATCAAGATCTACATGCTTGACGATTTGAAGCTTCATTCCAACCATCTCTTCGTCTTTGCGTGTTGCCCAAATCGTACCAATAACTTTCCCGAGGATCATGATTCACCTTTTTATTAGACTCTGCAAACACGATATTGTTTCCGTTTGCAGCAGTATCTTCCGAACTTATAAAATATCTGTTAGAAAACTTTGACCCGAAAGCGATTGAGCTTGCGCGATGTTAAAAAACTCCGCTACGGTTTTACCGATATCGGCAAAAGAACTGCGTACACCGAGATTTACATTCTTCTTGCCGGATGTTGTATAACACAGCACCGGAACATATTCTCGCGTATGGTCTGTACTCTGATCTGTCGGATCGTTGCCGTGATCGGCAGTCAAGATAAGCAGGTCACCATCACTTATGCAGTTCTGGATTTCCGGAATCTTCAGATCAAACTCTTCAAGCGCTTTAGCATATCCTTTTGCATCTTGGCGATGACCATAGAGCATATCGAAATCAACGAGGTTCGCCATGAGAAATCCAGACTGCATCGATTTTCCGGTTTTAATAATTTCTTCGATGCCTTCTGCGTTTGATTTTATATGTGTCTTTTCCTGTAATCCGCGCCCGCTAAACAAGTCGTCAATCTTACCGATGCCAATTGTTGAAACGCCGCTTGCGTGCAAAATATCCAACACAGTTTCTGCTGGAGGTTCAACTGCGTAATCTCTCCGATACGGTGTGCGTATGTAGTTGCCGGCGGTTCCCATGAATGGACGCGCAATGACACGACCAACACGATGCTCATCCACTACAACATGTTCACGTGTTTTCTGACAAATATCATACAGACGCTCAAGCGGAATCACATCCTGATGTGCAGCAATTTGAAAAACAGAATCACCGGAAGTATAGAGGATCGGGTAACCAGTACGTACATGCTCATCGCCCAACTCTATGATGATCTCTGTGCCAGATGCCGGTTTGTTGCCTAAATATCCTTTGCACCCTGTGACACGAAGAAACTTCTCAAGCAGTTTTTTCGGAAAACCATTCGGATATAAAGGGAATGCTTTGTGAGTGATAATGCCAGCGATTTCCCAATGTCCAGTTGTGCTGTCTTTGCCCTCCGATGCTTCTGCCATTTTGCCGAAGCAACCAATAGCATTCTTGTTTCTTGAAACACCGTTTATATTCGTAATGTTTCCAAGTCCGAGTGCTTCAAGGTTGGGTAATCGCAATCCGCCTACGTCACGAGCAACGTGTGATATCGTATTCGTACCTCTGTCCCCGTAAACTCCGGCATCGGGTAATTCACCAACGCCAACGCTATCAAGAACAATGAGTATGAGTTTCGTCTGCTTTAACCTTATCCGAAATTTTCTGTGTGAGGATTGCGCAGTGAACTGCTATCCTAAAATCTCCTTTTCGTTGCACTTACAAATCTGCACCCGCTGTCGGTTGAATTTATAGGATCCATGGGCTGAACGCACCGATTGCACATAGAGCGTTGCTGTTTTCATAGTGCCGCATTTTGGGCACCTCACGCCTTTTTCCTGTGCGGCTTTTTTTGCTTTTTCCGCAAAGTCAGTTTTTTTCGCCATTTACATCTCCAAAAAAAGAATTACTGATTTGTTATTTAATATACTCTTACAATATTGCCGCCTGCTTCGATGGCTTTCCGAAGAACACGGTCAGCATTCTCCAGTAAATCAACGTCAGATGCTTCTTCCAGCGCACCGGCAACACCAACACTGATGGTGATTGAAAAACTCTTATTCTCGATATTGAGGATGTTGCTGGCAACATTCTTGCGAATTTTCTCTGCCCACAGCGACGCCTCATTCGATGTTGTGTGAACGAGAAGAACGACAAAACAATTGAAGTCGAATCTGCCAACAACATCGTATGGACGAATGGAAACTTTTACCATGCGGCTCACATTTTGCAGGATGAAATCAAATGCATCCTTTCCATACCGTGTAATATGCTCATCCATCCGGTCTATGGAAATCATCACCAGCGATAATTCGTTCGAGAAATCATTAGCACGCTGCACTTCTTCCTGTAATCGCCCCATAAAGCTTTTACGTGTTGCTACTCCAGTGGTTTCATCAAGCGAGACATAGTTATTCATAACATCTGTCAAACTGAGAATCTCAAGAGCCCAAGACGAAGTTTCAGTAAGTTTTTGAACAAGCTTCACATCTGCATCGGAATACGTTTTGGGGTCTTTGCTTTCGACCACCAACGCGCCATAGCACCGACTCAATGAATTGAGCGGCATAATCATCAAGGCGCCTTTCGCATCACATCGTTCTGCTTGAAAGAACCGCGGCATCGATGCCGTTGAAATGTCGTCTATGATTTTCGGAATACCAGCTTGGATCACACCTGCAGCAAGACTCTGCTGGGCGTCCAGTTCACACATTAGTGAAACATACGGATCGTTCATTCGGTTCAGAAGATAATGGACAATCCACGATTTTCGGTTGTCATCAAACAAAACCACTGTAACATAATCCCATGGAATAAGTCTCGATACTTCTTCAGCAAGCGACCTTGTTATAGAATGAGCATCAAATTCCATGCTCAATTGTTCACGTATACGATTAATCGACCGTAAGACTTCAGAATCCAGCAACAGATCATATTTTGAAGTATAACTGCGCGTGAGAGTGGATATCAACTTCGCTATTTGAGCAAGTGAAGTGATTGTTTCGTTGCCGTAAGCGTCGGACTCTAAACAATCCAATATAAGAACCGCAACCGGGTCCTGTGATGCGCCGCTGTAAAATATCGGAATACCGACAAATGTTTTGACCGCTTCAATTGTTTCATAATACGGCAGGATATCACTCTGTCCCAGAGCATTTACATAATTGACGATCTGCGGCTTTCCACTGATAGCAATTTGACTCACTAAATCAGAACCGATAGAAAGACGTCTATTTTTCATGAATTGCCCGCTGTCAGAGAGATGGCTTTCAAGCACCAACTGCTGTTTTTCTCTGTTCACCCAGAAAAGAGCAACGGTATGCGCGAAATGCACATCTTTCACAACGCCTAATACACGTTGGATGAGAGTATTAAATTCTGCGCGGGGTCCATCCTCGGCTTGTCCGCTGCCATCTGGAGATTCGATGAACTCGTTCAATTCAAATACTGTTGTTGTTGATTTTTCTGATTTTGAAGCTTTTTTTTCCGGAGCCATACTTTCTCTTTCAAGGAGTTCTGGTTGGGGAGATTCCGGTTCATCAATAAAATCAATTTTATATTGTTTACCGGAAGCTTGATAATCATCAAAAACAAGTTTCTTCATTTGATTGTCACGCTCCTCTTCTGCTGTGAGAGAATGACTACTTTCCTCTGCTTGCGCAGTAAGCCCTCTGCGTTTTCCCGTTCTCACAATCACGTACGCAATCGATGCTCCAGAAAGCAGAAAGAGCATTATCTTCGCAAACACGAATGAAAGAGCAAGGCCCCCTAAAAATGAAACGACGCCCACCACCACAATCAATTCTTCCGCAAACGTTAAAGAATGCAGTAAGGAAAAAATTGAGTTGAACCTTCGGGCGTCAGTCATTTCATTGAGTATAGAACGTTTTATAGTTGCCCACAAATTGCATTAAATTTACCTGTTTTGTGCCGGAAAGTCAATGAATCATATCGATATTAATCATTTTCAAATAAAATCACAAAAAACACTTTTGGTCTCGAGTTTAAAATTACCGATGCTTGCAGCAGTATCTTTTTTTGCATAACTTTTTATTATTTAGTTGTCTCTTTCATAGCCAAGAATTGGAAGTTCTCAATGAAAGCTGTCATCATGGCTGGGGGTTTTGGTACGCGATTGCGGCCACTCACGAGCGGCATTCCTAAACCGATGGTTCCAATGGTGAACAAACCCATTATGGAACATATCGTCGAATTGCTAAAAAATCATGGTATTGTAGATATTGTTTCCACTCTCTTCTATCAACCGGATGCTATTACTGGCTATTTTGGTGATGGTAGCGCCTTCGGCATAAAGATGCAATATCGAAAGGCAGAAGCCGATTACGGAACAGCAGGCAGTGTCCGCAACGCAAAAGACTTTTTAAATGAGAGATTTTTAATTATCAGCGGGGATGTTCTTACCGATTTCGACTTAACTGCGGCGATTCGCTTCCACGAAGAAAAGAAAGCGAAAGCTACAATACTGCTGACGCATGTTTCCAATCCTCTTCAATATGGAGTTGTTTTAACGAAGACCGATGGAAAAATTACCCGATTTCTTGAAAAACCATCATGGGGCGAAGTATTCAGCGATACCATCAACACTGGAATTTACATTCTTGAACCGGATGTTCTGGATCTCGTGCCGGAAAAACATGAATTTGACTTCGGAAAAAACCTTTTCCCTCTTCTCTTGGAGCGTGATCTTGGATTGTACGGCTATATCGCTCAAGGATACTGGAAGGATATTGGCAGTTTGAATGAGTATCAAGACGCCCATATGGATGCAATGCGAGGCGATGTGGAACTTCAGATTGATGGAGTAAGAAAGGGCAATCTCATTCTCGGAGATGGTACAATCATTGAGACAGAACTCCGCAATTGTACAGGAACAAGCGTTGTCGGGAAAAACTGTCATATCCATAACGGCGCGGTTATTAGTAATTCTATCATCGGCGACAACTGTGAAATCCTCCCCGGTGTTGTTATCCGAAATTCCATCATTTGGAAGAATTCCAAAATTGGCACTCGGTCTGAATTGACGCTCGATGTCGTTGGAAACAGTTGTGTCATCAATGACGATGTCGTGATTCTCGAAAATGTTTTCATCGGTGATTCGTGCTCAGTAGGCAAACGGAGCAAACTCCTGTCAAATATTAAAATTTGGCCGGAAAAGAATATTGAAGACGGCTCCATCGTAACACGGAGTTTAGTGTGGGAAGATCGATGGTTGCGCGAATTGTTCACTGACGCGCGCATCAGCGGTATTTCCAATGTTGAAATCAGCCCGGAGTTTGGCGCCAAGTTAGGAGCAGCATTCGGCGCTTTTGTCGGTTCAGGTTCGACAGTTGTAACCAGCCGCGATGCCGATAATGTCTCTCGCATGATAAACCGTGCAATTATGTCCGGTATCATGTCGGCAGGCGTTCATTGTATGGATTTACGCACAACTTCAATTCCTATCGTCCGGCACGAATTGCGAACAGGGAAAGAACGCGGCGGTATTCACGTCCGCAAATCCCCATTCGATAGAAGCAGCACAGACATTATTTTCTTTGATGCACAAGGCAAGGATTTGCCGTCAAGTAAAACAAAAT encodes:
- a CDS encoding SPOR domain-containing protein, producing the protein MNQRFLMFILFFVGAALTLIGCVPSEETGAGHRAKSPVQIFGPIDTTHRVVHRAMSQDTTSKLKVDSVKIALAKKPRIAPKFRSRQDTVRASVVTKSKSYSHPLIKIVRPEHPIYTVQVGAFGQVSNALRAQKKAKEHFANQPVFSTFIKRAKLYRVSIGRYENRNDAFALCDSLKQQYPHEYKLCWINFIP
- the deoC gene encoding deoxyribose-phosphate aldolase; amino-acid sequence: MDKQTILHLIEQVLNETNAYTCTKDGICTDNLCVIHNKDGVKNIVKSGADRISTGVGLEQDAFDPGLARMIDHTLLKPDATQKEIEKLCAEAKQYGFASVCINPSHVKLCARLLRDTDVKVCTVIGFPLGATSSAAKAFETDRAIKDGAREVDMVINVGMLKSGEYGYVEEDILSVVSAAHSFGVLTKVIIETGLLTDEEKVKACMLAKHAGADFVKTSTGFVKGGATAGDIALMRKVVGPELGVKASGGVRSQEDALALIASGADRIGASASVKIVIGEKVTSLSS
- the fmt gene encoding methionyl-tRNA formyltransferase, whose translation is MRILFMGTPEFAVPSLRILLDHSYEVAGVVTAPDKPRGRGQHVSSTPIKEFALQHHLTILQPGNLKDLEFVSDIQQFAPDLVVVVAFRILPREVYTIPKLGTFNLHASLLPKYRGAAPINWAIMNGEKESGVSTFFLQDKVDTGSILLQARAKIGEDETAGELHDTLSEVGAEVVLQTVRLIELGKAQPRLQNDALACAAPKIFKNDCRIDWKKSSQQVHNFIRGLSPSPASWTMHNDKTLKLYSTKISEAQSQAAGIVLQRTNDTLLVGTGNGTVSILEIQQEGKRRLGIEEFLRGYKIEAGEVFE
- a CDS encoding peptide deformylase, which produces MSILPIYLFGTEILKKKANRVDSLDDSTVKLIYDMFETMHEANGLGLAATQVGDLRRVITIDISDVTEPNAEGETEDTMHPTSPDLPKTLALINPEILSEDGTWVMEEGCLSLPNLRGEVERAEKVHVRFHDAEFKEQELLADGLLARVLLHELDHLNGVLFVDRVSKTKRSMLLPKLRKIRKGEIEVDYPVVTAEEE
- a CDS encoding NlpC/P60 family protein yields the protein MGTAIAVFVLEGCGASSPRFGSKERKSTRTETGSTHGARFASKEAEEETKENDKKPNAKEVERVTSGTRDFRKEKNEALKPLDQSKMMREISKFMGVPYVHGGAGADGMDCSGYTMTVYKNAIGKQLPRSSVEQSKLGKAVELSDLKFGDLIFFNTTGENASHVGIYLGDDLFAHASVSFGVTISSLQSSYFAKRFETARRIVSD
- a CDS encoding sigma-70 family RNA polymerase sigma factor, with the translated sequence MVKISKQYTNRESQSLDKYLQEIGKVELLVPQEEIDLARRIKKGDQKALEKLTKANLRFVVSVAKQYQNQGLSLGDLINEGNLGLIKAAKRFDETRGFKFISYAVWWIRQSILQALAEQSRIVRLPLNRVGALNKIGKAFSTLEQEFEREPSASELAEELDMSLFEVSDTLKISGRHLSMDAPFAQGEDNRLLDVIQDNRQPTPDSGLLEESLKNEVKRALATLSEREAQVIKLYFGLDSEHSLTLEEIGEKFNLTRERVRQIKEKAIRRLRHASRSKALRAYLG
- a CDS encoding EutN/CcmL family microcompartment protein, translating into MFFAKVIGTLWATQKDETLKSFKLQIIQPLNAKREHAGSPIVAVDTVGAGQGETVFYITSREAVIPLPVEMAPVDASIVGIVDRIDLQQS
- a CDS encoding EutN/CcmL family microcompartment protein → MILGKVIGTIWATRKDEEMVGMKLQIVKHVDLDYKLKDSFVVAVDTVQAGVGDIVLVASGSSARQTAVTKNKPVDAVIVAVVDKLDISE
- a CDS encoding phosphopentomutase — encoded protein: MLIVLDSVGVGELPDAGVYGDRGTNTISHVARDVGGLRLPNLEALGLGNITNINGVSRNKNAIGCFGKMAEASEGKDSTTGHWEIAGIITHKAFPLYPNGFPKKLLEKFLRVTGCKGYLGNKPASGTEIIIELGDEHVRTGYPILYTSGDSVFQIAAHQDVIPLERLYDICQKTREHVVVDEHRVGRVIARPFMGTAGNYIRTPYRRDYAVEPPAETVLDILHASGVSTIGIGKIDDLFSGRGLQEKTHIKSNAEGIEEIIKTGKSMQSGFLMANLVDFDMLYGHRQDAKGYAKALEEFDLKIPEIQNCISDGDLLILTADHGNDPTDQSTDHTREYVPVLCYTTSGKKNVNLGVRSSFADIGKTVAEFFNIAQAQSLSGQSFLTDIL
- a CDS encoding diguanylate cyclase, coding for MLFLLSGASIAYVIVRTGKRRGLTAQAEESSHSLTAEEERDNQMKKLVFDDYQASGKQYKIDFIDEPESPQPELLERESMAPEKKASKSEKSTTTVFELNEFIESPDGSGQAEDGPRAEFNTLIQRVLGVVKDVHFAHTVALFWVNREKQQLVLESHLSDSGQFMKNRRLSIGSDLVSQIAISGKPQIVNYVNALGQSDILPYYETIEAVKTFVGIPIFYSGASQDPVAVLILDCLESDAYGNETITSLAQIAKLISTLTRSYTSKYDLLLDSEVLRSINRIREQLSMEFDAHSITRSLAEEVSRLIPWDYVTVVLFDDNRKSWIVHYLLNRMNDPYVSLMCELDAQQSLAAGVIQAGIPKIIDDISTASMPRFFQAERCDAKGALMIMPLNSLSRCYGALVVESKDPKTYSDADVKLVQKLTETSSWALEILSLTDVMNNYVSLDETTGVATRKSFMGRLQEEVQRANDFSNELSLVMISIDRMDEHITRYGKDAFDFILQNVSRMVKVSIRPYDVVGRFDFNCFVVLLVHTTSNEASLWAEKIRKNVASNILNIENKSFSITISVGVAGALEEASDVDLLENADRVLRKAIEAGGNIVRVY
- a CDS encoding sugar phosphate nucleotidyltransferase, which translates into the protein MKAVIMAGGFGTRLRPLTSGIPKPMVPMVNKPIMEHIVELLKNHGIVDIVSTLFYQPDAITGYFGDGSAFGIKMQYRKAEADYGTAGSVRNAKDFLNERFLIISGDVLTDFDLTAAIRFHEEKKAKATILLTHVSNPLQYGVVLTKTDGKITRFLEKPSWGEVFSDTINTGIYILEPDVLDLVPEKHEFDFGKNLFPLLLERDLGLYGYIAQGYWKDIGSLNEYQDAHMDAMRGDVELQIDGVRKGNLILGDGTIIETELRNCTGTSVVGKNCHIHNGAVISNSIIGDNCEILPGVVIRNSIIWKNSKIGTRSELTLDVVGNSCVINDDVVILENVFIGDSCSVGKRSKLLSNIKIWPEKNIEDGSIVTRSLVWEDRWLRELFTDARISGISNVEISPEFGAKLGAAFGAFVGSGSTVVTSRDADNVSRMINRAIMSGIMSAGVHCMDLRTTSIPIVRHELRTGKERGGIHVRKSPFDRSSTDIIFFDAQGKDLPSSKTKSIERLFFGEDFSRAHHDQVGSISFPERTTESYIQRFLETLDTQAIRSSKLKMVIDYSNGIASTIFPNILGNLDVQVVALNAYLDSRKNTRTKEEFDASLHQLAYVVTSLKYDIGCMLDAGAEKMFIIDEHGSIIDSDRLLTLMLKFIALADKDMSKFAVPISASGEVDIIAAEFNLKVVKTRDSHLALMDAAGDKQSKFVGGTKGGFIFNDFLFASDAMYSIAKLLECIAKTKKRIGELDNETPRLHFVKKNISCPWHVKGRIMRKLTEESEGIPRDLIEGIKLHPADMGGHTSILLNPDRARPVFHINAESIDVAVAQRLADEYESKIKKWIDGEQQ